In Arthrobacter sp. StoSoilB5, one genomic interval encodes:
- a CDS encoding glycogen debranching N-terminal domain-containing protein: protein MAGWNADTAAGPLGAGTITLVEGSSFCISSPNGDIYPEHPHGLFVLDTRILSRWTVAVNGQPLEPLAAETKEPYRTLIICRVPRADGYADSPLVVERLREVGAGIQEQITIRNYSMKQAECLISMQVDADFADLFEVKEARIQRQWEETRRVEGDSLAIRAAWQDTRKGILVHAPGADVTQSTLTYSVAINAHGQWSTILTVVPSTDATSPPPPSFIRADGDGLSPSDRRRREWVARIPVLHMGNRSIERTLLRSYDDLGALRIEDPNHSDRVMVAAGAPWFMTLFGRDSLWASLMALPVDPSLALGTLQTLADRQGSVVDVMSEEEPGKILHEVRLDVSSGLSLGGKSVYYGSVDATPLFVVVLGAVSRWGFARETITALLPHADRALAWIRDYGDKDGDGFVEYERLNPQGLQNQGWKDSWDGISFADGTLAEGPLALCEVQGYVYDAYMARSWMAYDAGDATLAAELAERAAQLKKQFNEQFWMAERGYYAIALDGKKRQVDACASNMGHCLWVGIVDEDKAPLMVERLMSPEMFSGWGVRTLASDMGAYNPASYHNGSVWPHDNAIIQAGLMRCGFVTEAQRISTALLEAAEYSDGRLPELFCGFSRNVMSEPVPYPTACSPQAWAATSPILLVTSLMGYDTHVSRGGLWMDPALPDSYGDLHITNAPLAGGRITIDIASSVPSVKGLPEGIVFHRGHRPWMTELVDQSIKHRKP, encoded by the coding sequence ATGGCTGGATGGAATGCTGACACAGCGGCCGGTCCCTTGGGAGCCGGGACGATTACGTTGGTCGAGGGATCATCTTTCTGTATCTCCTCGCCGAACGGGGACATATATCCCGAACATCCCCACGGTCTTTTCGTCCTCGACACCCGCATCCTTTCTCGCTGGACTGTGGCGGTAAACGGCCAGCCACTTGAGCCCTTGGCGGCTGAGACTAAAGAACCGTACAGAACATTAATTATCTGCAGGGTTCCCCGGGCGGACGGATACGCGGACAGCCCGCTGGTCGTTGAGCGGCTGCGCGAAGTGGGGGCAGGCATCCAGGAGCAGATCACCATACGCAACTACTCGATGAAGCAGGCCGAATGTCTCATCTCAATGCAGGTTGACGCTGACTTCGCGGATCTTTTCGAAGTGAAGGAGGCACGTATTCAGCGCCAGTGGGAAGAAACCCGGCGCGTGGAGGGTGATTCCTTGGCCATCCGGGCTGCCTGGCAAGACACACGGAAGGGCATTCTTGTCCATGCTCCGGGAGCAGATGTCACCCAGAGCACCTTGACCTACTCGGTGGCCATCAATGCCCACGGCCAGTGGAGTACCATCCTCACGGTGGTGCCGAGTACCGACGCAACAAGTCCGCCCCCGCCGTCGTTCATTCGCGCTGACGGGGACGGATTGTCCCCGAGCGACCGGCGCCGACGGGAGTGGGTGGCCAGAATTCCGGTGCTGCATATGGGAAACCGCTCCATCGAACGGACGTTGCTCCGTAGTTACGACGACCTAGGAGCCCTCCGAATCGAGGATCCGAACCATAGCGACCGTGTAATGGTTGCCGCCGGAGCGCCCTGGTTCATGACGCTGTTTGGCCGCGACTCGCTCTGGGCTTCACTGATGGCGCTCCCTGTTGATCCCTCTTTGGCTCTGGGTACGCTTCAGACGCTGGCTGACCGCCAGGGCAGCGTGGTGGATGTTATGAGTGAGGAAGAACCGGGCAAAATCCTGCACGAGGTTAGGCTCGATGTCTCCAGCGGGTTGTCACTGGGCGGAAAATCGGTCTACTACGGCAGCGTCGATGCGACGCCGCTGTTTGTAGTTGTGCTCGGTGCCGTAAGCCGTTGGGGATTCGCCCGGGAAACTATTACGGCCCTTTTGCCCCACGCCGACCGCGCACTGGCTTGGATCCGTGACTACGGGGACAAGGATGGCGACGGCTTCGTCGAGTACGAGCGCCTCAACCCCCAGGGGCTCCAGAACCAAGGCTGGAAGGACTCCTGGGACGGGATCAGCTTCGCCGACGGTACGTTGGCCGAGGGGCCCCTCGCGCTATGCGAGGTGCAGGGCTATGTCTACGACGCCTATATGGCGCGCTCATGGATGGCGTATGACGCAGGTGATGCGACCCTGGCGGCAGAGCTCGCTGAACGGGCGGCGCAATTGAAGAAGCAATTCAACGAGCAATTCTGGATGGCTGAGCGCGGGTACTACGCCATCGCCCTCGATGGTAAGAAGCGACAGGTCGACGCGTGTGCTTCCAACATGGGTCACTGTCTGTGGGTGGGCATCGTGGATGAGGACAAGGCGCCGCTGATGGTTGAACGGCTGATGTCACCGGAGATGTTCAGCGGCTGGGGAGTACGGACTCTGGCAAGTGACATGGGTGCCTATAACCCCGCCAGCTACCACAATGGCTCCGTTTGGCCGCATGACAATGCAATTATCCAGGCTGGTTTGATGCGCTGTGGATTTGTGACGGAGGCTCAGCGGATCTCCACGGCTCTGCTGGAAGCGGCGGAGTATTCAGACGGCAGGCTGCCTGAGCTGTTCTGCGGCTTCAGCCGCAACGTGATGTCCGAGCCCGTGCCGTATCCGACGGCGTGCTCACCCCAGGCATGGGCTGCAACGTCGCCGATACTGCTGGTGACCAGCCTGATGGGATATGACACACATGTGTCCCGAGGTGGTCTATGGATGGATCCTGCACTGCCGGATTCCTATGGCGATCTGCACATTACCAACGCACCCTTGGCAGGCGGCAGGATCACCATTGACATTGCCAGCTCGGTCCCGTCCGTTAAAGGACTACCCGAAGGTATCGTGTTCCACCGCGGCCACCGGCCGTGGATGACTGAACTAGTGGACCAATCCATCAAACACAGGAAGCCCTAA
- a CDS encoding MFS transporter has translation MSSQGVIEPVPVNTKGKVSVRAAASSFIGTTIEWYDYFLYGTAASLIFPRVFFSDMEPAIATLSSLATFAVAFLLRPVGGVVIGHFGDKLGRKKMLILTLLVMGLCTGLIGLIPEERTIGIWAPILLIVLRVFQGFALGGEWGGAALMSVEHAPAGRRGLFGATMQMGVPAGLLLSTGAFAAVSTLPDDAFFSWGWRIPFLASFLLLVVGMYIRLAVTEPDAFKKVQEEGKVAKLPIREVLANDKRRTLNLVFLQSAANVGYFLITVYSLVYVTETLKLPRTWAVTGLLLGAAVDLCLQPVFGWLSDRFGRKKVYGAGSLFLGLYAFPFFWLLESATEPLVWLALILGLGIGHASTGSLHAVIYAEQYPARYRYTGSSLAYQLSGIISSAPTPLVAAWLVSTTGQSKFVAVYVIIAAAVSVTCTFMLKETYKSRIDV, from the coding sequence ATGAGCAGTCAAGGTGTCATTGAACCGGTTCCGGTCAATACCAAGGGGAAAGTTTCGGTCAGGGCAGCAGCCAGTTCCTTCATCGGAACCACCATCGAATGGTACGACTACTTTCTTTACGGCACTGCCGCTTCCCTGATCTTCCCGAGGGTGTTCTTCTCGGACATGGAGCCAGCCATTGCAACACTGAGCTCCCTGGCAACCTTCGCTGTTGCCTTCCTCCTGCGCCCCGTCGGTGGCGTGGTCATCGGACACTTCGGTGACAAACTCGGCCGCAAAAAGATGCTGATCCTGACCCTGCTCGTCATGGGACTGTGTACAGGACTGATCGGTTTGATCCCCGAGGAACGGACCATCGGCATTTGGGCCCCGATCCTGCTGATTGTCCTGCGCGTCTTCCAGGGCTTCGCCCTCGGAGGTGAATGGGGTGGTGCTGCACTGATGTCGGTCGAGCACGCACCGGCCGGACGCCGCGGCCTCTTTGGAGCCACCATGCAGATGGGCGTTCCCGCAGGCTTGCTGCTTTCCACCGGCGCGTTCGCCGCCGTATCCACCCTGCCCGACGATGCGTTCTTCAGCTGGGGCTGGCGTATCCCGTTCCTGGCGAGCTTCCTGTTGCTGGTCGTGGGCATGTACATCCGCCTTGCCGTTACTGAACCGGATGCCTTCAAGAAGGTCCAGGAAGAAGGCAAGGTCGCCAAACTCCCGATCCGCGAAGTCCTCGCCAACGATAAGCGCCGTACCCTGAACCTTGTCTTCCTGCAGAGCGCAGCGAACGTCGGCTACTTCCTCATCACCGTCTACTCCCTGGTCTACGTCACCGAAACCCTGAAACTGCCCCGCACCTGGGCCGTGACCGGTCTACTGCTCGGTGCTGCCGTGGACCTCTGCCTCCAGCCCGTCTTTGGCTGGCTCTCGGACCGCTTCGGCCGCAAGAAGGTCTACGGCGCCGGGTCGCTGTTCCTGGGCCTCTACGCCTTCCCGTTCTTCTGGCTTCTTGAATCCGCCACCGAACCGCTGGTTTGGCTGGCGCTGATCCTGGGCCTGGGCATCGGCCACGCATCCACGGGTTCCCTGCACGCGGTCATCTACGCCGAACAGTACCCGGCACGTTATCGCTACACCGGATCCTCACTGGCCTACCAGCTCTCAGGCATCATCTCCAGCGCCCCCACACCGCTGGTCGCGGCCTGGCTCGTCAGCACCACCGGCCAGTCGAAGTTCGTCGCCGTCTACGTCATCATCGCTGCGGCAGTCAGCGTCACCTGCACGTTCATGCTGAAAGAAACCTACAAGAGCCGGATCGACGTCTAA
- a CDS encoding glutamate cyclase domain-containing protein: MSNSPKASHQHTEAPTAAPVADERHLAAVMESLDRIMTIEIRPADGKLPAGIVSGLYGACRDAFGEALTGLAERKLRESVATNSTVLIATGAGIGPWLPQGETDGPMGAAALARAITRTLRAKVVMVTEARHAPAVRAAIKALNYPPGFEPEVELVEPGEREGRQAAQRLITLYHPTAAIFIERDGPGTQGRFHGVRGDCRSADDVAQLHHLANLAARSSILTIGIGDGGNEIGFGAHRRRITQRLPGDGTCRAGCDSGIYTVTKTQVTISASVSNWGAYALAAALGASFRLPEACHSAAAEEVLLKACLEAGARDGATGTSALQTDGIPLATHQHVIALMETVAATTATRSLTVEPQPSHIFTPAATKGPRFVS, from the coding sequence ATGAGTAACTCCCCGAAAGCATCCCACCAACACACAGAAGCACCCACAGCCGCCCCTGTGGCCGACGAACGGCACCTGGCCGCAGTCATGGAAAGCCTGGACCGGATCATGACTATTGAGATCCGACCAGCGGATGGCAAGCTACCAGCTGGGATTGTCTCAGGACTCTACGGCGCCTGCCGGGATGCTTTCGGGGAGGCCCTGACCGGACTTGCCGAACGGAAACTACGCGAATCCGTAGCGACGAACTCAACAGTCCTGATCGCCACGGGAGCAGGCATCGGCCCGTGGTTGCCCCAAGGCGAAACGGACGGACCGATGGGCGCAGCCGCACTCGCCCGGGCGATCACCCGGACCCTCCGCGCCAAGGTCGTCATGGTCACAGAGGCCCGCCACGCACCCGCCGTCCGGGCCGCGATCAAGGCACTGAACTATCCACCAGGTTTTGAACCGGAAGTTGAACTTGTCGAACCAGGGGAGCGCGAAGGCCGGCAGGCAGCCCAGCGCCTGATCACCCTCTACCACCCCACTGCCGCGATCTTCATCGAACGCGACGGCCCCGGCACCCAGGGACGGTTCCACGGAGTACGGGGTGACTGCCGCTCCGCAGATGACGTCGCTCAGCTCCACCACCTGGCCAACCTTGCCGCCCGCTCGTCCATCCTGACCATCGGCATCGGCGATGGCGGCAACGAAATCGGCTTCGGCGCCCACCGTCGCCGCATCACCCAACGGCTCCCCGGGGACGGGACCTGCCGCGCCGGATGCGACTCGGGCATCTACACCGTCACCAAAACCCAAGTAACCATCAGTGCATCGGTCTCCAACTGGGGCGCCTACGCCCTGGCCGCAGCGCTGGGAGCAAGTTTCCGGCTCCCCGAGGCCTGCCACAGCGCAGCAGCCGAGGAAGTTCTCCTGAAAGCCTGCCTGGAAGCAGGTGCCCGGGACGGCGCCACAGGAACATCGGCATTGCAGACCGACGGAATCCCCTTGGCCACCCACCAGCACGTCATTGCCCTGATGGAGACCGTCGCGGCAACCACCGCGACCCGTTCCTTGACCGTCGAACCCCAACCCAGCCACATCTTCACACCAGCAGCAACGAAAGGCCCCCGTTTTGTTAGCTAG
- a CDS encoding NAD(P)-dependent oxidoreductase: MATLSFIGVGRMGSGMAARLLEAGHTVQIFDPNTAAVEALVHQGAIATSSPAKAAQGAEAVFTSLPNPAILRDAIEGPDGVLASEVSGVTIVDVSTVDPETARSLAATVEAHGGRFVDSPVSGGVAGAAAGTLLLMVGAESQDLENVRPYLEQLAARIVHCGPVGAGQLTKLSHNMLVAINTVAAGEVLAAAVKAGGNLETLTEVYTAGLAGSKMLDHFGKTLFTEERPPLFALDLMHKDISLCLKEFGQFPMPVSQLVMQTYNAARAKGLGGQDSTEVNEIYEELFGLQLRKNTKESN; this comes from the coding sequence ATGGCCACACTTTCATTCATCGGCGTCGGCCGCATGGGATCTGGCATGGCAGCACGGCTTCTCGAAGCAGGACACACCGTTCAAATCTTCGACCCAAATACCGCGGCCGTTGAGGCCCTTGTCCATCAGGGCGCCATCGCGACCTCGTCGCCTGCCAAGGCAGCCCAAGGCGCGGAGGCCGTCTTCACCAGTCTCCCCAACCCGGCAATCCTGCGTGATGCCATCGAGGGCCCGGACGGTGTCCTAGCATCCGAGGTCTCCGGCGTCACGATCGTCGACGTCAGTACTGTTGATCCCGAAACCGCACGTTCCCTTGCCGCGACCGTTGAAGCTCACGGGGGCCGCTTCGTCGATTCACCCGTCAGCGGCGGTGTAGCCGGGGCAGCTGCAGGGACGCTCTTGCTCATGGTCGGCGCGGAATCTCAGGACTTGGAGAACGTCCGTCCTTACCTCGAGCAGCTGGCAGCGCGGATCGTGCACTGCGGCCCCGTCGGAGCCGGCCAGTTGACCAAGCTCAGCCACAACATGCTCGTTGCCATCAACACGGTGGCCGCTGGTGAAGTCCTGGCAGCAGCGGTGAAAGCCGGCGGCAACCTCGAAACACTGACCGAGGTGTACACAGCAGGTTTGGCAGGCAGCAAGATGCTGGACCACTTCGGCAAGACGCTCTTCACCGAGGAACGACCGCCGCTGTTCGCCCTTGACCTGATGCACAAGGACATCAGCCTCTGTCTGAAGGAATTCGGGCAGTTCCCAATGCCTGTGAGCCAGCTCGTCATGCAGACCTACAACGCTGCCCGAGCAAAGGGGCTCGGCGGACAGGACTCCACGGAGGTCAACGAAATCTATGAAGAACTGTTCGGCCTGCAGCTGCGCAAGAACACCAAGGAGAGCAACTAA
- a CDS encoding aldehyde dehydrogenase family protein codes for MNAQASLVLPSKGTTGLLIDGHWIDPKDGGTLEVQNPSNRSTVAVIGRSTAADVDRAVSSAQEAFRTWRQRPARERGAFLTRLGDAVAENAEAIARLLAAETGNAIRTQSRGEVASTVEVLRYYGGTASEQKGETLPLGQGLFSYSTRDPLGVVAAIIPWNSPLVLGAVKIGMALATGNTLILKPAEDAPLAVIRICELAAEILPPGVLNVVTGRGSDAGAALSKHPDVAKVSFTGSSEVGRGVLHAVADRIGHATLELGGKSPAVVFPDSNNEETAKNVVAAMRFARQGQSCTAGSRLFVHADIWDDFMPKVIAAVEDLVIGDALVEATDMGAVINTTRYEEISDFVQQAADQGAQFLTGGPSTKLDGDTPLRLTPTVIAGVDNNWRIAREEVFGPVLVAIPWQTEEEVVTWANDTHYGLAAYVFTQDLNTALRMAENIDAGWVQINRAGGQLPGMSYGGRKQSGIGAEYSIEGALESYTQRKSVTIAL; via the coding sequence ATGAATGCCCAGGCCAGCCTCGTCCTTCCCAGCAAGGGCACCACAGGACTCCTGATCGACGGACATTGGATCGACCCGAAGGACGGCGGCACCCTTGAGGTGCAGAACCCGAGCAACCGGTCCACCGTCGCCGTGATCGGACGCAGCACCGCAGCGGATGTCGACCGCGCCGTCTCCTCTGCCCAAGAAGCCTTTCGCACCTGGCGCCAGCGCCCCGCCCGTGAACGTGGCGCCTTCCTGACCCGTCTCGGTGACGCAGTTGCTGAAAACGCCGAAGCGATCGCCCGCCTGCTGGCAGCCGAAACCGGCAACGCCATCCGCACCCAGTCCCGCGGCGAAGTGGCCTCCACCGTTGAGGTTCTCCGCTACTACGGCGGCACCGCCTCGGAACAAAAGGGCGAAACCTTGCCCCTGGGACAGGGCCTGTTCAGTTACTCCACCCGCGACCCGCTCGGTGTCGTCGCTGCGATCATCCCGTGGAACTCACCACTGGTTCTGGGCGCCGTGAAGATCGGCATGGCTTTGGCCACCGGCAACACGTTGATCCTCAAGCCGGCAGAAGACGCTCCCCTCGCGGTGATCCGAATCTGCGAACTGGCCGCCGAAATCCTTCCGCCGGGTGTGCTCAACGTTGTCACCGGCCGCGGCTCGGATGCCGGGGCCGCACTGTCCAAGCACCCGGACGTCGCCAAGGTCTCCTTTACTGGATCCAGCGAAGTCGGGCGCGGTGTCCTCCACGCCGTCGCCGACCGTATCGGCCACGCAACCCTGGAACTGGGCGGCAAGAGCCCGGCCGTTGTCTTCCCTGACAGCAACAACGAGGAAACGGCCAAGAACGTCGTCGCGGCCATGCGCTTCGCACGCCAGGGCCAATCCTGCACCGCAGGATCCCGGCTCTTCGTCCACGCCGACATTTGGGATGACTTCATGCCCAAGGTCATCGCCGCCGTCGAAGACCTCGTTATCGGGGATGCGCTCGTTGAAGCCACGGACATGGGTGCGGTCATCAACACCACCCGCTACGAAGAAATCTCCGACTTCGTTCAGCAGGCAGCGGACCAGGGAGCTCAGTTCCTCACCGGTGGCCCTTCGACCAAGCTTGACGGTGACACTCCGTTGAGGCTGACCCCGACGGTCATCGCCGGCGTAGACAACAACTGGAGGATCGCCCGCGAGGAAGTCTTCGGTCCCGTCTTGGTTGCCATCCCCTGGCAGACCGAAGAAGAGGTCGTGACCTGGGCCAATGATACCCACTACGGCCTCGCCGCGTATGTCTTCACCCAGGACCTCAACACCGCCCTGCGGATGGCAGAGAACATCGACGCCGGATGGGTCCAGATCAACCGCGCTGGCGGACAGCTCCCGGGCATGTCCTACGGCGGCCGCAAACAAAGCGGTATCGGCGCTGAGTACTCCATCGAGGGAGCCCTCGAAAGCTACACCCAGCGCAAGAGCGTCACTATCGCTCTCTGA
- a CDS encoding LysR family transcriptional regulator yields the protein MINVQRLRLLRELSFLGTISAVADSLGLTRPAVSQQLSQLEKDTGLVLVERAGRSVQLTGAGLRLVEQSHEVFESLERIDAEIAVSRNSISGDLRISAFPSFASTVLPTTISLLRSSHPQLKVFMFEHEPAEGMVDLMTKRADVAVLDNLSRQDPRNEAVSYQPLFGDDFYVVMSEKHPFRKLDTVPLAHLAEEEWALNRSARIYHSSIVDACLAEGFSPNITCDCRDTTTVLQMVRAGLAISVLPGLALTGHQQGLSVRPLTPLLKREVLFATLKGRSSHPAIQECFRAMRSAYARRVQSSFRGFALDQEDDL from the coding sequence ATGATCAACGTCCAACGTCTACGCCTACTGCGGGAACTGTCATTTCTGGGGACCATCTCTGCGGTCGCTGACTCGTTGGGCTTGACCAGACCTGCCGTTTCCCAGCAACTTTCCCAACTCGAAAAAGATACTGGGCTGGTACTCGTTGAACGAGCCGGACGCAGCGTCCAACTCACGGGCGCAGGACTCCGCCTCGTCGAACAAAGCCACGAAGTCTTTGAATCACTCGAGCGCATAGACGCCGAAATCGCCGTCTCACGGAACTCCATCTCCGGAGACCTGCGCATCTCAGCTTTTCCATCTTTCGCCTCGACGGTTCTGCCCACGACCATCTCACTGCTGCGCTCCTCGCACCCTCAGCTGAAAGTCTTCATGTTCGAGCACGAACCAGCTGAAGGCATGGTCGACCTCATGACCAAAAGGGCTGACGTTGCAGTCCTGGACAATCTGTCCAGACAAGATCCACGCAACGAAGCAGTGAGCTACCAACCACTGTTCGGTGATGACTTTTATGTTGTCATGTCCGAGAAGCACCCCTTCCGCAAACTCGATACCGTTCCGTTGGCCCATCTAGCCGAAGAGGAATGGGCGCTAAACAGATCAGCCAGGATCTACCACTCCTCAATCGTGGATGCGTGCCTGGCCGAGGGCTTCAGCCCCAACATCACCTGTGACTGCCGAGACACCACAACAGTGCTGCAGATGGTTCGCGCGGGCCTGGCGATTTCAGTCCTTCCCGGCCTGGCACTCACTGGCCACCAGCAAGGACTCTCCGTCCGACCACTAACACCACTTCTGAAACGCGAAGTCCTATTCGCCACCCTGAAAGGTCGCTCGAGCCACCCTGCGATCCAAGAGTGTTTCCGAGCCATGAGATCGGCATACGCCCGGCGAGTCCAGTCCAGCTTCCGCGGGTTCGCCCTGGATCAAGAAGACGATTTATAG
- a CDS encoding DUF4392 domain-containing protein: MTELTTYEPSALSRSLAAKDNRLDRIVNIDFGGRGVEHLYEAALTRQEGWSLVGRAAELLAAVPEKSTVLMTTGSVSRAWISPTIGENDGPAGAAVIARALALGKRATPIVLAEETLIPSLGPIFETAGLTVLPPEKAIEANTGGTLLAVALVPFTTSDDEAPSAAQQVLEQYKPSLLFSTERVGRNKNGFYYNMRGINFGQDRARVDHVFDLAFERGIPTVAVGDGGNEIGMGNVAEAVAAHIPHGADGSTACGGGLGATTQVQALVTAACSNWGCYAITAALAARLADPKILHTPELEAALLRRGVDVGLINSVVGIVDPKVDNIDVSTHLAVVELLSAIIRPGLSLN; the protein is encoded by the coding sequence ATGACCGAACTGACCACCTACGAACCCAGCGCACTGAGCCGCTCCCTTGCCGCCAAAGACAACCGACTCGACCGCATCGTCAACATCGACTTCGGCGGCCGTGGAGTCGAGCACCTCTACGAGGCAGCCCTGACACGGCAGGAAGGCTGGTCCCTGGTCGGCCGCGCCGCGGAACTGCTCGCCGCTGTCCCCGAGAAATCCACCGTCCTGATGACCACCGGTTCAGTTTCCCGAGCATGGATCTCACCGACCATCGGCGAAAACGACGGACCCGCCGGCGCGGCCGTCATCGCCCGCGCCCTGGCCCTGGGCAAGCGCGCCACCCCCATCGTGTTGGCCGAAGAAACCCTCATCCCATCACTGGGCCCGATTTTCGAAACCGCCGGGCTGACTGTCCTGCCACCGGAAAAGGCCATCGAGGCCAACACCGGAGGAACGCTGCTGGCCGTCGCGCTCGTACCGTTCACCACCAGCGACGACGAAGCACCGTCAGCCGCGCAGCAGGTTCTCGAACAATATAAGCCCTCCTTGCTGTTCTCCACCGAACGCGTCGGACGGAACAAGAACGGTTTCTACTACAACATGCGAGGGATCAACTTCGGCCAGGACCGCGCCCGCGTGGACCACGTCTTCGACCTCGCCTTCGAACGCGGCATCCCCACCGTCGCAGTAGGCGACGGGGGCAACGAAATCGGCATGGGCAACGTCGCCGAAGCCGTCGCAGCCCACATCCCGCACGGCGCCGACGGATCCACCGCTTGCGGCGGAGGACTGGGAGCAACCACCCAGGTCCAAGCTCTCGTAACGGCCGCCTGCTCCAACTGGGGCTGCTACGCGATCACCGCCGCCCTCGCAGCCCGTTTGGCCGATCCGAAAATTCTCCACACCCCCGAACTGGAAGCAGCCCTGTTGCGCCGGGGCGTGGACGTTGGACTCATCAACTCCGTCGTCGGCATCGTCGACCCCAAGGTCGACAACATCGACGTTTCCACGCACCTTGCCGTCGTGGAACTTCTCTCCGCCATCATCCGCCCGGGCTTGTCCCTGAATTAG